The Candidatus Eisenbacteria bacterium DNA segment ACGGCGTTGGTGTACGAGACCGTGCCGCTGGTGGTGATGTCGCCGGCGGTGTCGCTGAGCGTGACCGGCGTGTTGGTGGGGGTCGGCGCCGGCACGAGCTTCTGGCCGAAGCGCGCCGACACGGTGCGGACGCGCGCCTCGTCGGGGTCGATCGTGCCGTTGCCGTTGATGTCGAGGTTGGGGGCGGTGTTCCAGCCCAGGCCCGCGTTGCCGAACGAGACATAGAGCTGCGCCCGGATCTTGCGGCCGGTCGGCAGGTTCATGACGTTGTTGTCGTACGTCGCCGTGAAGGTCACGTTGACCGAGGCGCCCGGCGCGAGCGTGAGCTGCGGGGACAGGTTGATCGGGGCGCCGGTGGTGCTGTTCGTGAAGGTCAGCGGGCCCGACGCGGAGTTCTCGTCCATGGTCGTGACGTTGAACGAATCGCCGGGCTCGATGTCGTCATCGTCCAGGCCGTCGCTGTCGTCGTTGTTGTTGGTCCACTTGACGATCTTCGCGCTGACCGCCGCGTCGCCGGAGGTCGCGTTCGCGATGTCCGACGACAGCGTGACCCACTGGTTCGCCGGCTTGTGCTGGAGCGTCACGACCATGTTGCCGATCGGCGCGCTCTTGAGGCCGTTGTTCCTGATCGTGACCTTGCCGGTCACGACGAGCTTCTTGTCGCCGGTCGACGACTGGGTCGCCGTGATGTTCCAGGTGACGTCGTTGGTCGGGCTGATCGCGCCGACCTTCGAGAGGGCCCACGTGGCAGCGCTGCTCTGCGCCACGGTCGAGCTGCGGCTTCTCAGGGACAGCCGCGCCTTGCCGAGCGAGGTGGTGCGCAGCGCCGTCGCCTCGTCGGCCGCCGCACCGGCCGCAGCGACCGTCGCCGCCAGCAGGACGGTCAACGGGAGCACCCACCACCGCGTCGTGGTCGTCCGCACCTCGGGTTGCCCGCCGCGGCCCAGGACGAGCGTCAAGAGGAGGTTCCGGCTCCTGGGCTGAGTTCCCATTGTGCGCCTCATACCGATCCTCCTAGAGCTACATCCGGATTGACCCGCTCGAGGCGGGCCACCTATAGTTCTACCGACGCTAACCGGCCCAGCATCGGACTGGCCAGTCCCCTAAATGGAGGGTCCGGGACGTGTCCAAAGGCGACCTGTTGCGGCTGAGCGACGTTCGGCGGGTGATTCGGCTCGTCGGGGATTGCCGCGATCTCGGAGCGGATCCGGCGCTCTGGCACGAGCGGATGTTCGAGGGACTGTGCCGGCTGGTCGGGGCGACGGCATGCGCGGGCGGCGAGGGACTGTGGGGTCGCCCGCAGCGCCCCGTGCGCCCACTCTCGGCCTTCGCCGCCGGCTTCGAGCCGGATCAGCTCGCACTCTACGGCACCTACATGCGCCAACTCACCCCCGCGTCCGATCCGATCTTCCGGGCGCTCCAGCCATTGCCCGGTCGCCTGGTGACGAGGACGCGGCAGGAGCTGGTTCCCGATCGGGACTGGTACGGGGCCGCGCCGTGGAACGACTATTACCGCCCGAGCCACCTCGATCACCAAATGACGTCGGTCTTTCAGACCTCGGCGGAGGATGCCGTCGACGTCATCGCGCTTCACCGCACGACGGGAGACCGACCCTTCACGCCGCGTGAGCAGCGGCTGCTGAGCTTCGTGCATGAGGAGATCGGCCGCCTGATGGGCCAGGCGCTCGTCTCCGCCACCGAACCTACGCCACAGCAGGTTTCACCGCGATTGCGGCAGACGCTCGCGTTCCTGATCGAGGGCGACAGCGAGAAACAGGTGGCGAACCGTCTCGGGGTCGCCCGCGCAACGGCCCACGAGTACGTGAAGAGGCTGTACCGCCACTTCAAGGTCCGGAGCCGAGGCGAGCTCATGGCGCACGTCATCCGTCGCATCGCGAGCGAGCACTGGAAGGCCGTACTGCCGCTCCACGAAGAGGCGAAGCAGCGGACGTAGGGTTCCACCTCGCCGCGCGCCACCGCGGGACCTCACGAGACACTCACCGTCGCGATCATCGCGCGGACGACATCGCACGGCTTCCAGAGGACTAGCTGTACGGCGATCGACAAGGAGAGCGTCGCGGGCACCTGCACCACGTGATCGCCACCGGAGCCGCCGCGGTCTGCGGCGGCTCCGGCGTTGGCTGGGGTGTTCAGGGTTTCGGCAAGCAGAGACCGGTGTTGCGCCGGTCAGACAGGCAGTCGGCCGTCTTCCCGCTCAGCAGCGGCTCGTCGTTCCTCCAGTCGGCCTTCTTGCACTCCTTGTTGCCGCTCTTCGTCGTGATGTCGAAGCTGCCGCAGAACTGCGCCTGCGAGCACCCGGCGAGGTCGACGGGTATCGCGGCCGGCGTGTTCGGACAGGTGTCGATGCCGTCCGGCACTCCGTCGCCATCGGCGTCGGCAGTGGCGGCGTCGAGCTCGTCCGCGCAGGTCGCGAGATCGGTGTTGCACGTGCTGAGCGAGGCCTGGGCGGTGGCCAGGTTCGCCGCGCATGTGGCGACCGCAGCGTCCGGATACAATCCCGCCGTCAGCCGATACTGCCCGGCAACACCGCCGAGCGCGGCGATGAAAATCGTGTATTCACCACCGTCCGCCGGATCGATGTCGTAGGAGCGGCTCAACACCTGGCCCGGGGCGGTGGCGACGGCGTAGTCGATCAACCTCAAACCGGTCGAGCCTAGAGGATTGGTCGCCTCCGGCGTCGGGCTGGTGACGAAGGTCTGATGCCGTAAGGCCGTCGTGCTGGTGTCCCATCCGGCATACAGTGCATAGGCCAGCTGGGGAGCGACGCCGTCGGACGGATCATCGTCGAGGGTAACCGTGAGCTTCACTGGGCCGCCGGCGAGGATCGTGTCGAGCGGCGTCACGTGGATCAAGCCATAATCGAGGCCGTGTCCCCAGCCCTGGCCGCCGTTGCTCGGATCCGCCCAGGACAATCCGCCGACCGCGAGCACGAGATCGGTCGGATAGTCAGGGTCGTTCGCACCATTGTATGTCACCACCTGCGCGAGCAAGCTGCCCGAGGGTGGACTGGCACCCGCACCGGTCTGGATGGTACGCACCTGTTTCGCGTTGTGCAGGCCGCAGTACCACTGCACCGGGAGCGCGCCGGTGTAGTCGGCCACAGGACCGTTGGTCCAACTCGCCAACGCGCCGGACGTCGGTTGTCCGTCTGCGCCGTTCGTGCTGCCGCCGAGCCCCGAGCCGTACCCGGAGATGTTGTACGTCGCGTGGGTGTGGCCGGTCGACGTCGTCAGGGCGATCGCCGCCACCAATCCCGCCAAGATCACGGGGCCTTTCGTTCGTGAAGTCACTGATATCCCCTCCTTACGACAAAGTGGACCACAGTCTTTGGCTCCATTGACAACATAGGAAAGTGGAATGGTTATGTGAATGCGGCATGATGTCGCACGGGAGCAGCGCTACGTCACGGGTCGACCGCAAGGGGCCCGAGGGAATCGCCCCCCGCGCGACCGACGGCAGGAATCTCTTCGGTCGCGTCGCGCGTCGCACCCTGGCCATCGCCCACCACCATTCCGCTCGCATCGACCGCGCCATTCGGCACGAAGAGCTGGGGGTGATCGAACGGCGCCTGCTGACGGCCCACGCGTTCGTCGGTCAACGACTCCAGGAACGCTTCGAGCGCGTCGAGCTCGTCCGGTGTGTTCTCGAGGACGTTGAGCGGCGATATCTCGACCGTTGCATCGAGTGAATACTGCGGGACGACGTCTCCGCCGCGGGAATAGAACTGAAGCACTTGCCGCAACGTGAGAAAGCTTCCCGTATGGAAGTACGGCGCCGTGAGCGCCACGTTTCGCAGTCCCGGCACCTTCACCGCGCCGTCGACCGCGATCGGCTCGACCGGCGGCGGCACCAGCGCGCGCACCGTCGACAACGGCCGTCCAAAGGTGTCGCTACCGCCGACGCCGGGATCCTCGCGCGTCGGCAGGACGCCGATGTTGTTGAAGCCGCGGTCGAGAGCCTGGCCGTTGCGGATACGGGTCGGGCTCTCGGCAACGCGGCGGACGGATGCGCCGGTCAGCTCCGCGCCTTCGTGGCAGTTGATGCAGCGGCCGCGTGCCTGGCTGCGGAACACGTCGACGCCCGCCACCGCCTGCGGCGAGATCGCCCCCGGATCGCCATCCATGAAGCGGTCGTACGGCGAGTCGTCGGCGACCAGGGTGCTCTCGTAGAGAGCGATCGCGAGACCGAAGAAGAGCGGGAAGTTGTGCTCGAGGAGACGTTCCTCCCGCGTCATCGAATCGCGGTCGCTGTCGCGCGCGAGGTCGACGTGGCCGTCGGGCCAGACCCGCACCTTGCGGCGGGCGTGCCACCAACGCGGCTGGAACGCGCGGCGGACGAGCGTGCTGTAGCGAGCGATCCGCAGACCCGGCAACGGCCAACGGCTGAAGCGTCCGAGCACGCTGTCCGCGGGATGCACGAGCTGTCCCGTCAGCGGTCGCAGCCCCCCGATCCGGCCGCGCAGGTCGGACGTGACGATACGCTGGGCGAGGCTCCTGAAGGACCGATCGTGCGCCGCCATCTCGACGTCGCCCGTCGGCGGCGTCATCGCTTGCGACGCCAGGCTCGCGGGTGCGATCCGCACTCGCACCAGCTGCGGCGACCCGGGATCGTCGGCGCGGATCACCAAGGCGCCGGGGTCGCCGTCGCCCAGGCCGTTCACGCCGTTGAACACCCGCGCCGCGTGGCCGTCCCAGAACTGCCTGTCGTTGAAGACCGCGTTGATGACCGACGGCGCGTTGCGCGCGGTCGTGCGGCGCAGGTTCAGCCCCTGCAGCGTGAATCCGTCGGGGTCGGGCGCCGACTGCAACAACTCGGCGAGCCGGCGGTCGAGGCCGCGGAAGACGAAGTACGAGATCCCCTGCGAGCCGACCACGTCGTTCGACGCGGGCGTCGACGGAAAGTCCGCCGCACGGAGCAGATGGTTCAAGCCGCGACCGCGATCCCAGCCGCCATCGGGATCGGGCGAGCCATCGGGGCGCACGCGGCGCTGGCCGGGATTGCCCTGATTTCGTGTGCGTGCGTCCGCGCCTGCGTGGAAGTGGCAGGTCGCGCAGGCGACGATCCCGTCGCTGCCGATCTGCATGTCCCAGAACAACGCCTTGCCGAGCAGCACCGCCGCGTCACGGTCGCGGACGTACAAGTCGAGGTCGGCCGGCTCGGGGACGGGAACGGTCTTGAGCGATGGCGGGCGCGGTGGATCGTCGTCCGCCCACACGTCGGCACCGAGGGGCAATATCGCGAAGGCGATCAAGATCAGGTGAACGAAGCGCGACACGGCGGCAGGGAGCATACTGGACCCTCGTCCGCCTCGGTACGCGACACGTTGTCGCAGCCATCACGGCGGCGCCTGCGCGTCGAACGCGAGCAGCGGTCCGTCCGCAGCGCTCCGGCCCGATGCGGGGACCGCCGGCACCTCGAGATACTCGGTGGCGGCTCGCCCGTCCCTGCCCGCCCCGTCGACGGCGTGCTCGTCACCAACGTGCCCGTGCGGGATGGACAGTGCCGGGTGATCGAACGGCGCGCGCTCCCACCGCACCCGCTCGTCGGTGAGCGTGCGCAGGAACGCGACGAGGTCGGCGCGCAGGTCGGGGGCCGCGCCGATGCCGAAGAGGAACTCGGCGTCCTTGCCAAGCGACGCGAAGTTGCCGCCGCGGTTGTAGAACTCGACCACCTCGTCGAGCGTCGCCATGCCGCCATTGTGCATGTACGGACCGGTCAGCTCGACGTTGCGCAGCGACGGCACCTTGAACGCGCCCTGCACACCCAGCGGCAGTCGACCCCCGTCGCTCTGCGCGCTCTCGGCCGCGACGATGCTCGGGCTCGGCACGGCGGCCCAGCGTGGCGCGGTGCACGCCGTCGTCCCGGCCGGATCGTCGACGAGGTCGGTCGAGGGGAACGGCGGCTGACCGAATGCGGTCACCGCAAACGGGGCCGACATCGCGCAGCTGCGCGCAACGAAGTCGTCGACGGCGGCTGTGGGACCTCCGGCGAGCACGGCGAGATACTGCGCCGTGAACGACAGCGGGTTACCGAACGGATCGCTTCCCCCGATGCCCGGATCGGCATCGCGCGGCACCACCCCGGTGTTGATGAAACCCGTGTCGACAAGACCGAGC contains these protein-coding regions:
- a CDS encoding cytochrome c peroxidase — protein: MLPAAVSRFVHLILIAFAILPLGADVWADDDPPRPPSLKTVPVPEPADLDLYVRDRDAAVLLGKALFWDMQIGSDGIVACATCHFHAGADARTRNQGNPGQRRVRPDGSPDPDGGWDRGRGLNHLLRAADFPSTPASNDVVGSQGISYFVFRGLDRRLAELLQSAPDPDGFTLQGLNLRRTTARNAPSVINAVFNDRQFWDGHAARVFNGVNGLGDGDPGALVIRADDPGSPQLVRVRIAPASLASQAMTPPTGDVEMAAHDRSFRSLAQRIVTSDLRGRIGGLRPLTGQLVHPADSVLGRFSRWPLPGLRIARYSTLVRRAFQPRWWHARRKVRVWPDGHVDLARDSDRDSMTREERLLEHNFPLFFGLAIALYESTLVADDSPYDRFMDGDPGAISPQAVAGVDVFRSQARGRCINCHEGAELTGASVRRVAESPTRIRNGQALDRGFNNIGVLPTREDPGVGGSDTFGRPLSTVRALVPPPVEPIAVDGAVKVPGLRNVALTAPYFHTGSFLTLRQVLQFYSRGGDVVPQYSLDATVEISPLNVLENTPDELDALEAFLESLTDERVGRQQAPFDHPQLFVPNGAVDASGMVVGDGQGATRDATEEIPAVGRAGGDSLGPLAVDP
- a CDS encoding LuxR C-terminal-related transcriptional regulator, yielding MIRLVGDCRDLGADPALWHERMFEGLCRLVGATACAGGEGLWGRPQRPVRPLSAFAAGFEPDQLALYGTYMRQLTPASDPIFRALQPLPGRLVTRTRQELVPDRDWYGAAPWNDYYRPSHLDHQMTSVFQTSAEDAVDVIALHRTTGDRPFTPREQRLLSFVHEEIGRLMGQALVSATEPTPQQVSPRLRQTLAFLIEGDSEKQVANRLGVARATAHEYVKRLYRHFKVRSRGELMAHVIRRIASEHWKAVLPLHEEAKQRT